Proteins from a genomic interval of Phocoena phocoena chromosome 20, mPhoPho1.1, whole genome shotgun sequence:
- the AURKC gene encoding aurora kinase C, whose amino-acid sequence MKSGSAQPAAVAGQTMPSIPTMRRLTIDDFEIGRPLGKGKFGNVYLARLKESHFIVALKVLFKSQIEKEGLEHQLRREIEIQAHLQHPNILRLYNYFHDARRMYLILEYAPRGELYKELQKSHTLDEQRTATVMEELADALTYCHEKKVIHRDIKPENLLLGFRGEVKIADFGWSVHTPSLRRRTMCGTLDYLPPEMIEGRTYNEKVDLWCIGVLCYELLVGNPPFESPSHNETYRRILQVDVRFPPSMPLGAQDLISKLLRYQPSERLPLVQILEHPWVRAHSRRVLPPSAQMVS is encoded by the exons ATGAAGTCGGGCAGTGCGCAGCCCGCAG CTGTAGCAGGTCAAACGATGCCCAGCATCCCAACCAT GCGGCGCCTTACAATTGATGATTTTGAAATCGGGCGTCCTCTCGGCAAGGGAAAATTTGGGAATGTGTACCTGGCTCGGCTCAAGGAAAGCCATTTCATTGTGGCCCTGAAAGTCCTCTTCAAGTCCCAGATAGAGAAGGAAGGACTGGAACACCAGCTGCGCAGAGAAATTGAAATCCAGGCACATCTACA ACACCCCAATATCCTACGCCTGTACAACTACTTCCATGACGCACGCCGGATGTACCTGATTCTAGAATATGCTCCAAGGGGTGAGCTCTACAAGGAGCTGCAAAAGAGCCACACATTAGACGAACAGCGTACAGCTACG GTAATGGAGGAGTTGGCAGATGCTCTGACCTACTGCCATGAAAAGAAGGTGATTCATAGGGATATTAAGCCGGAGAACCTGCTGCTGGGGTTCAGGGGTGAGGTGAAGATCGCAGACTTTGGCTGGTCTGTGCACACCCCCTCTCTAAG GAGAAGGACAATGTGTGGGACACTGGACTACTTGCCCCCAGAAATGATTGAGGGGAGAACATACAATGAGAAGGTGGATCTATGGTGCATTGGGGTGCTCTGCTATGAGCTGCTGGTGGGAAATCCGCCCTTTGAGAGTCCCTCCCATAATGAGACCTACAGACGCATCCTCCAG GTAGATGTAAGGTTTCCCCCATCAATGCCTTTGGGGGCTCAGGACTTGATCTCCAAGCTTCTCAGATACCAGCCCTCGGAGCGGTTGCCCTTGGTCCAGATCTTGGAGCACCCGTGGGTCCGGGCCCACTCTCGGAGGGTGCTGCCCCCATCTGCTCAAATGGTTTCCTGA
- the LOC136140169 gene encoding zinc finger protein 264-like, whose product MLENCRLLVSLGCPVPRFELIFQLEQGQKLWTVKKDLSRSTCPAYSIEEGPEVFQTQSFRVFGVSLPPGIDIWQYVHGVLPTQETHQSLVDKGKPKTTEPTTCEPTLFEGASIQELIQGGPGDSQFGQAKDQNGLLEMQEGHLGPGMDPQREKLPEKMSPEHGSLGTAGGVCSRIVEELVPAGGAVHDHDLCGSGNDHMIQEEESIFKCSECGKVFNKKHLLAGHEKIHSGVKPYECTECGKTFIKSTHLLQHHMIHTGERPYECTECGKAFNRRSYLTQHQRIHTGEKPYKCNECGKAFTHRSNFVLHKRRHTGEKPFVCKECGQVFRHRPGFLRHHIIHSGENPYECFECGKVFKHKSYLVWHQQTHTGEKPYECSECGKAFCESAALIHHYVIHTGEKPFECLECGKAFNHRSYLKRHQRIHTGEKPFVCTECGRAFTHCSTFILHKRAHTGEKPFECKECGKAFSTRKDLIRHFSIHTGEKPFECTECGKAFNRRSGLTRHQRIHSGEKPYECMECGKSFCWSTNLIRHAIIHTGEKPYKCSECGKAFSRSSSLTQHQRIHTGRNPVSVTDVGRTFTSGQTSVTLRELLLGKEFLNVNTEENLLQEKTPTITSDRTYQRETPQVSSL is encoded by the exons GGTGTCCTGTTCCCAGATTTGAGCTGATCTTCCAGCTGGAGCAGGGGCAGAAGCTGTGGACTGTGAAGAAAGACCTCTCCCGAAGCACCTGTCCAG catacagca TAGAAGAGGGTCCGGAGGTGTTCCAGACACAAAGCTTCCGTGTCTTCGGCGTCTCGTTACCTCCTGGAATCGATATCTGGCAGTATGTGCACGGAGTGTTGCCAACCCAGGAAACTCACCAGAGCCTCG TTGACAAAGGAAAACCCAAGACCACAGAACCTACCACTTGTGAGCCAACCCTATTTGAGGGAGCCTCTATCCAGGAACTAATACAAGGAGGCCCAGGGGACTCCCAGTTCGGACAAGCCAAGGATCAGAATGGGCTGTTGGAAATGCAGGAAGGACACTTGGGACCAGGGATGGACCCCCAGAGGGAGAAGCTTCCTGAGAAAATGAGTCCTGAACATGGCAGCTTAGGGACAGCTGGTGGTGTGTGTTCAAGGATTGTAGAGGAGCTGGTCCCTGCAGGAGGTGCTGTCCATGACCATGACTTATGTGGATCTGGTAATGATCACATGATTCAGGAAGAGGAAAGTATCTTTAAATGCAGCGAATGTGGGAAAGTTTTTAACAAGAAACACCTTCTTGCTGGACATGAAAAGATTCACTCTGGTGTGAAGCCCTATGAATGCACAGAGTGTGGGAAAACCTTTATTAAGAGCACACACCTCCTCCAGCACCACATGATCCACACCGGGGAGAGGCCCTATGAGTGCACAgagtgtgggaaggccttcaaCCGCAGGTCCTACCTTACACAACACCAGCGgattcacactggagagaagccttACAAGTGCAATGAATGTGGAAAGGCCTTCACCCACCGCTCCAACTTTGTCTTACATAAGAGGAGACACACCGGGGAAAAACCCTTTGTGTGCAAAGAATGTGGGCAAGTCTTCCGACATAGGCCAGGTTTCCTTCGACATCACATCATCCACAGTGGTGAGAATCCGTATGAGTGCTTTGAATGTGGCAAGGTTTTTAAACACAAGTCATACCTCGTGTGGCACCAGCAGACTCACACTGGGGAGAAGCCCTATGAGTGCAGTGAATGCGGTAAAGCCTTCTGTGAGAGCGCAGCCCTCATTCACCACTATGTCAtccacactggggagaagccCTTTGAATGCCTCgagtgtgggaaggccttcaaCCACAGATCATACCTCAAGAGGCACCAGCGGATTCACACTGGGGAGAAGCCTTTTGTGTGCACTGAATGTGGAAGGGCCTTCACCCACTGCTCCACTTTTATCTTGCATAAACGGgcccacactggagagaaaccttttgagtgcaaagaatgtgggaaagcctttagcACTAGGAAAGACCTCATTCGGCACTTCAGCAtccacactggggagaagccCTTTGAGTGCACGgagtgtgggaaggccttcaaCCGCAGGTCAGGCCTCACCAGGCACCAGCGGATTCACAGTGGAGAGAAGCCCTATGAATGCATGGAGTGTGGGAAGTCCTTTTGCTGGAGCACAAACCTCATTCGACATGCCATCATCCACACCGGAGAGAAGCCTTataagtgcagtgaatgtggaaaGGCCTTCAGTCGCAGCTCATCCCTCACTCAGCATCAAAGGATTCATACTGGGAGAAACCCTGTCAGTGTGACAGATGTAGGAAGAACCTTCACCAGTGGGCAAACCTCAGTCACCCTCCGAGAACTCCTGTTGGGGAAAGAATTTTTGAATGTAAACACCGAGGAAAATCTTTTGCAGGAGAAAACACCTACCATTACATCTGATCGTACATACCAAAGAGAAACCCCACAAGTATCTTCTCTGTGA